One Bos javanicus breed banteng chromosome 10, ARS-OSU_banteng_1.0, whole genome shotgun sequence genomic window, AAACATGAGcagaaatgttcatagcagctttacttGTACCTGACAAATGTCCAACAACAATGTAATGTGTAAGTAAATTATGGTATGTTCATACAATTGAAGAAATAATGCAGTTCACTggtaacaaaaaataaacactgattAGCATAATTGCTTGGAGAAATTTCACAGATAGTATAAAATCAAAGTAATCAAACATATACAGCATTATCATACAATTCCCCTTATTGAAGTTCAAGAAGGCTAAATTAATTAAGAGTGattaaaaatcatgaaaagaCTTTTAGGGTTTTTGACTGAGAGGAGGATATGAGCTAGCCTCCTGAGGTACTGTTGATATGCTATTTCTCTGTTTGTTTGGAAGTTTACATAGGTAAAACTTGAATCAATTATAAATTTAGGCTAGGGTTAAATATCAATATTTGAACTATTTGCATCTTGTAATAGCCTTGAAATTTAGAGaatttctatacattaataatgaaaacATAATAGACAGTTAAGTGATAACACGCACATGAAATTTTCAGAAGaaggagtattcagttcagttcagtcactgagttgtgtccgattctttgtgaccccatggactgcagcaggccaggtctatctgtccattatcaactcccggagtttattcaaactcatgtccatgggttggtgatgccatccaatcatctcattctctgttgtccccttctcctgccctcaatctttcccagcatcagggtcttttcaaatgagtcagttctttgcatcaggtggccaaagtattgtagtttcagcttcaacatcggtccttccaatgaacactcaggactgatctcctttaggatggactggttggatctcactgcagtccaagggattctcaagagtcttctccaacaccacagttcaaaagaatcagttctctggtgcctcagctttctttatagtgaaacgctcacacccatacatgactactggaaaaaccatattcttgactagacggactccttgacaagacttccctggtggctcagatggtaaaagcatctgcctacaaagtgggagacctaCAGTGAGATCTTCCCagtgggttgggcagatcccctggagaaggaaatggcaacccatgctagTATTCctccatggaaaatcccatgtacagaggagcctggcaggctatagtccatggggtcacaaagagtcagacaagactgagcaacacCACTtcacttgactagacggaactttgttgggaaagtagtctctgctttttaatatgctgtctagtttggtcataactttccttccaaggagtaggctcttttaatttcacagctgcagtcaccatctgcagtgatttttgagccccccaaaataaagtcagccactgtttccactgtttccccatctatttgccatgaagtgatgggactggatgccatgaccttaattTTCctaatgttgagctctaagccaactttttcactctcttctttcacttttatcaagttgctctttagttcctcttcactttctgccataagggtggtgtcatctgcatatctgagtttatagatatttctctcagcaatcttgattccagcttgtgcttaaagagtatacaaataattaaaaacccAAAGATGTTCATGAATACTGCTGATGAGgcaaacacaaattaaaataatgaactaTTATTTTACCTGTCATATTTGCAAAATTACAATAAAGATTGATATTATCCAGTGTTGGAAAGCTTGCAAAATAGCACCATGTATATTGTTCACAGGAGGGAAAAACAGTCTGTCAACATTCTTCTCAGAAATTTCACTCTCAGGCCTATATCCCTTCCAAATACCCAATAAATACTTAAATAACTATGagcaaaattcaaaattattcatTGTAGTGCTGTTTGCAgaagttataaaataataaatgatatgcATGtctattaatgaatatttatttcattatagcagaactatttttaaaatattatgtattatttttaaaaaattagcattgCATATAGTATATGAAAGTATATCCATAAAtcaatctttctctctctttctgttccttcttctccttttctctctattcacccctctctcttcttctttccccTCATGGTATGGATGTGGCAGTGGAAGAAAGGGTGagaattttattcttatttacatAGTtctataatttagaaaaataaaacaatatagaaTCTAAAGTGGGAATCCTGACTAGAGAAGGCACTTCAAATAAAGAAAGTGGTGAAAAGATTTACTGTTTTTGGCAAGGCACTTGGAACCAAACTTTTCCTAATGTTTCATTATCTTTCTTATTAACCTCAGTCCTGGGAACATTTACCTCTCGGTTatataacattttcacttttcactttcatgcattggagaaggaaatggcaacccactccagtgtttttgcctggagaatcccagggacggggaagcctggtgggctgcagtccatggggtcgcacagagtcggacacaactgaagcgacttagcagcagcagcatataacattttaaaaataggtctGCTATAATGAAATAAACATTCAATTAATGGACATGcatatcatttattatttcataacTTATGCAAACAGCACtacaatgaataattttaaatttagaaattttaaataacccAGCTGACATACTGTAACTATCACCCAGCTGATATGTTGCAAAAAGgaatcttttttcctctttttttccccctatccaTTGCCATTTACCCCTGCATCCCACTATTACCCtaaaacacacatattttttgTGTTTGGTAATTTCTGGCAATAgattatgatttaaaatttttaataattcccATTGCAATTTGATTATGAGTGCCTGAATCCCTAAATCCCTGAATGCCCAAATTTCGTACTAATGGCCAGTGTAACCTCGGggttcctgtttgtttatttcctACTTCTATAGTATTTAGGATGGCTCCGTAGTGTTAATGTGCCAGGCTTCTGTGACCACAAGACCCGAGAATCTACACTTTCTATGCAGAAGGTATATAATTAGACTTAAACTCTATTATGTTGAAAGCTTTACTTCATGTTCCTGATATCTATACCCATTTGCAAGATCAGTATTTAATGGAAATTGCAGAATTTTTCAGTAGTAGATCATATTGTATATGTAATatcaattatataaataaaaaatacactttaGAAAGCTTTCAAGAATGTATGACACACTAAAATTAATCATGTTTGCTTCTTGGtattaggaaaattattttcctcatgTTTATCATGTTTCTAAATTTCAgcaataaatgttcattatttttgtaattacaaaaatgtttaaacatgaaaaattaaattgtgaaatactttttaaaaaacatatttgtcATTAAAACCTTGCTTTTAATAAATGAGGTTTTTTATGTTATATCTAGACAACAACAATAGCTCTGTAAAAAAGTTACATGGGTTATAATTAAGGGGATTTTTAATCTGAAATTTAGTAACTAAAATAAGCAACAATTAAGttacaaataaaagacaaaatccaaatattcagttttttaatataaaataagagtTTTACTATCAACAAAGCTGTGTGGATATTTATAACTGCACAAATTCACAGAGTTATATATTAATCAAAAGTATAATTgagtttattatagaaaattttaaactatcaataagtaaaaagaaagttTCAATTGTCCaagtaaatatttatactttattgtCTTTTCCTTTAGTATAGCTGTTTTATATAGcttaatttttttgtgtatataaATTACTTTCatgttttaagtatatttttgtgtgttgttttatttccctttattattttaccattttctcTGGTTAATGAATCTTTTTGCAAGCATCATTTTCACAAAATGATACTTAAATTTGGGAGATTTTCTTCATATTATTCCTTGATAATTTTGTTAACATATAAATAACAATATTTCTATTcatataattgtttttctttttttcatataatttctttaattgagaagtatatacatttttactgttttctttaatttttatttggtttaAAGTATCTTTTTCAAAACTTGCATTCTTGTTAAATGCCTAAATGAAGATATTCAGTTCATAGACTCAAACAGGGCATGAACTATGATGATAAAGTATAAAGAATATTCACTGATATCTAAACTTGAAATTATTGTGTCTTATTTCCTCAAACCATTGCTGTGTGTGTGATAGCACTGTAGACTTTGAGTCAATAGCAGCTATTGTGTGTACTCACAGTCCTCAGTAGACTATTACCCATTTCATTTCATGCAGTAGCACCTTCTAGCTATTGCTCATATGAATGGATGAAATATGCAAACACACTTCCTGGACTGCTAATTCTTTCATATAAGAGAAATCAGTTCTTTGTGCCCAATTTGATAGGAGTCAAACAAGGGAGTAACTTGAATGTTACTCTATTTAGATGATTCTATTTAGATCAATAAAAGCATACTCTGTACCCATATGTCCACAGCTATGACTTAAGATGAGAAATGTTATTATAGATAATAATAAGCTGGATGGAAGTGTATTATAACAATAATATGAAGGACAGACAGTCAGCAAACTTAAGTAAGTGTAATTACTTAGGTAATGAGCTAGCAATAAGACCAAAGTGGCAAATAAACTTCCCTCTGGCCATTTTCACAGGGTGGAGCCTCAAGAGTTATCTTCATAGAAAAGGCCACAGGGTTATTATAGTAGCCTAACCATCTACAGTGTGATGATTTCTTATCTCAGATAAAACCTTTGTAGACTCTAATGCCTGTACACTGGAATTTTAAATTCtatcttctagttttattttttctaaagagtataattttttaaaaatattaatatcttaGTGAAATGTAATATTGCCTTGAGACAATGTAAAATAGGGGAAGGAAAATGCTGACTGATGGAAGATAGAGATACATCAAGTTGAAGTTAAAAGTCTAGTACtggtgactttaaaaaatgttggcTACTTCATCAGTATCTCAAAGCTAGAGTTGTTGGGAAATATGTATTCATATCAtctaggaaaaaataatttcttccagCTAACAATCAAGATGCATCCTAGAGAAAAAATTCACTTTTGAAATAAGGGTCTTAcattttgtgtgaaatatcttatCCAGTTTTAACATTACTAATGCcccattgtttaattttttgatcCAGGTGAAACCAGATCAAATGGATGAAAACCAAACAAAGGTAGTGAGAGGATTTATCCTGGCAGGTTTTTCACAGACACAATCTATTGAAACAGGGCTATTTGTACTATTTCTTCTCTTCTATGTGTCCACTTGGGTAGGAAATGTCCTTATCATGGTCACAGTAGTCTATGATAACCATCTGAATTCATCACCCATGTATTTCCTTCTTGGCAACCTCTCTTTCCTGGATCTATGTTATTCAACAGTAACTACCCCTAAGCTTCTGGCCGACTTTCTTGATAATGAAAAGCTCATTCCCTATGACCAATGCATTGTGCAGCTGTTCTTCCTGCATGTCGTAGGGGCAGCAGAGATGTTCCTGCTCACAGTGATGGCCTATGATCGCTATGTTGCAATCTGTCGCCCCCTGCACTATACCACTATCATGAGTCAAGGATTATGCTGTGTGTTGGTAACTGCCTCCTGGATGGGAGGATTTGTGCACTCTACTGTCCAGACAATTCTCACTGTCCGTCTGCCCTTTTGTGGGCCAAATCAGGTGGACAACTTCTTTTGTGATGTTCCCCCTGTCATCAAACTTGCCTGTGCAGACACTTTTGTCATTGAATTGCTAATGGTATCTAATAGTGGGTTGATTTCTACCAGCTCCTTTGTAGTGTTGGTTTCTTCCTATGCCACTATCCTAGTCAAGATTCGCTCCAAGGAAGGAAGGCGAAAGGCACTCTCAACCTGTGGCTCTCACCTCATGGTGGTAACACTCTTATTTGGACGCTGTATTTTCATCTATGCTCGTCCATTCTCCACTTTTTCTGTGGACAAGATGGTGTCTGTACTCTACAATGTTATTACTCCCATGCTGAACCCCCTCATCTACACACTTCGGAACAAAGAGGTCAAGTCAGCCATGCAAAAGCTGTGGGATAGGAGTGGACTTACTTGAAAaaagcaggagatataagaagATGAAGTGAGTTTTTGCAAGCAAAGAATCTTGGGTTAGAATAATTACTTTGGGAAGAATGTGTTAGGAGATGGTAGCTTAGTTGTTTGGTTTTCTTCCATTAAATCGGAATACTCCTATTTATGGTTTTGTAACAAAATTAAGCCCAGAAAAACTCCTTTCATACTGAATTGTTctgttttctgcttccttttcttccctaaAGAAAATCTGGTTTCTGTTTCCGATCAATTTAGGCTCTTCCATTCTATCCACTtatctaataaaattttattctatacattttatatattcagttTGCTATTATATACAGGTACAATCTACCCTTTCTAAATTCTCATCAATTTCTTCTCCAGCTTGCCACAGGTTTTGTCTTGGTCTCAGTTTTAACTTACTCCAACTAAAAGTCTGCAATGAATTAAGTAATGAATTTATACAGGTTTCTTACTCttgcaaaaaaaaatcaattagatGAGTCAGAGTGAATCAAATTTATATGACTGTGTAACAACAAACTAGTGGGATATATTAGTCTGCTTCATCACTTTACCACACTATTAATTacatctagagtcagacatgactgagcgacttcactttcacttttcactttcatgcattggagaaggaaatggcaacccactccacttttctttcctggagaatcccagggacagagaagcctggtgggctgccatctatggggttgcacagagtggggcacgactgaagcgacgcagcagcagcagtgtaattgAGACAGCAATTGCCCAATACTGTGGGTTCAAATACCTCTCTTTGAATTACAAGTCAAGTAAGGTCCCTATCTGTAGCGTGTATAAATTGATGctattttctagttctttgtgAGAGCTAAAAATGATGATAGATATGGATGCAGATTGGTGCCTGGTTCATAACAGGGTTTCACTATTATTTACTCATTGAAGTTGATACTTTTTCAAAAGATACAGATGGTGAAATTCTAAATTTCTTGATTTGCCTTAATGAAACAACAGTGTAACCTACTGTAACTGGTTTGTGGAGAATGCTAGAAAGTGTACAGAAATAAGTTACAACATTTCAACTTCATCAATTATTGGGCACAGTTTATATTACTGTCAATATTTTCATCAATACATTGGTTATCCTTAAAGTTATATTAAAACTAACTcataggtttgttttttgtttataagCAAAgataggaaaattaaaatgacGTTCAAGTTTAGAACAAGCTAGACacaaatttaatataaatgtgaAATACAAATGAAGCCTCCACGTTTTAGTGTTTTTATGTCAGTGAATTATAGAAGCCATTGCAGCAACTAATTTGTGTGACAGAGACAGAAGCCAAGAATATTTGGTTAATTCATTGGATACTGAGGTTTTGTCTTTATTATCTATACATTTCCGAGTCAGAGTCAGATTTAGTTCTCTCCTATGACAGATGAAGACTCACATGGTCCTGTAGCCAGAGCTGGTGAATGTGCAGAATAGATGCAGTGAAACTCCAAGTGAGTGTTTGAACCTCCACAAAAGTGTTTTCTTAGCACTTAGTATTGTTTAGTatccaagtcatgtctgactcctttttgaccccagggactgtagccctccaggctcctctggcatcgaattctccaggcaagaatattggagtaggttgccatttccttctccaaagaatcttctcgacccagggatcgaaaccacatctcctgcattgcaggtggaatctactgctgagccaccaggcaggccCTACATATTCCCaacacttactttttaaaatgtccaaaataaaatgaattaaagattcaataaaaatatgctgaataaatgaaggagGCATCTGATTGATGTGGCAATGATTGGGGAAGAGATATTTCAAAGCtgaggattttttcccccttacttGGAAAGAGAATTTGCAAAGTTTTAACTGAGACATAGGAAACATTTTGAGATATATGACAGAGCAAGAACAGATCCAAGTTGCTTTAGTTCttaaaacagatataaaaacatttatagaTACACCACCTGTTGTCAGTGAAGACCAGATAGACACCTCAATACTCAGAAGATAATTAGGAAACCTGATTCATAACACAAATAACTAGAAAGCATGTGACTTCATCTATAGAAAAAATGACTATTTATAATGACTATAGTTGAATTATTTGTCagtcttttagtttttattgctTAATAACAGTATTACTAACAGGAGATAGCGAAGGTTAAAATTCAGCAGGATTGAGGCAATTTATCATAAAGACATAatgcagtttatttttttctagagatTAAGAGAGAGGATCTCTCTTGCTCCTAGACATTTTCCACTAATCAATAATATATGGGAAAAAGTGATActtaggaatttaaaaaatggttcaaCATTTTGTAATAGGAGGAGAAGataaaagtacataaaataaaatcagtattcttagaaaatataaagaaacagttcagttcagtcgctcagttgtgtccaactctttgcgaccccatgaaccacagcacgccaggcctcccttccatcaccaactcccggagtccacccaaacccagatATAACTATAAATTCTACAGGATAAATGAGAATGCATGtttaaacagaaatacaaatagaGCTCTCTAGAATTCTCAAGAAAGCAACTGCCCCAATAAAATATCCCTAATACTACTCTTTGATGACTTTTACTGCTTCTCCTGTCATGACATTACCACCATTTTTGCAACACCTgtatatctgtattttaaaataagaagctTAAGAAGTccattgtatttctatacactgacaatacaaaaattgaaaatgtaattaaaagtACTAAAATTATACTACATGTAAAGCATCAAAAGCAAAaagattaaatagaaaataaaatagttataTATTTAATTCATAATTATGGAAAGGATACTTGATGAAATTCATCACATTCAAAAATAGCAGGAAACTCTTTATTCTTAGAGAGGATATCAATAAATATCTACTGAACACATCatcatgtgaatttttaaaaagctttcccaTGAGATATGAAGTGTGCAAAGAGTCCCAATTTTACCGTTTAAATAATATGCTGCTAGACGTCCTATCTAGGCAATATCAcaaggaaaagaaactaaaaagccatAAATGTTGGAAACAAAGAGACAAAATTGCCTTTTACAATGACATAATTTTAGCACAAGTGCATACTCTATGATTTCATTCTAtaagctcaagaaaagaaaaaataatgtatcCATTAAAAATCAAGACTGTAGTTATCCTTAGTGGGTGGAGAATGGAAGGGGGAGTGAGGGAACTTCTGATACTATGTTCCTCAATCTGTGTGTTCATTTTGTGAAATTTTGTTGAGCTATATAATCATTATTTGTATACTCCTCTAAATATATGCAATTCTTCAGTAAAAATGTTTATctataaaaggtaaaaataataaataaaatgttacttatttgaatagtattaaaataaacatctggcaagatcaaaataaaaataaggcaaaaaataattgaattttggTAGCATAACTGTCCCTCACTTAATCCCTCTCTCAATACACCAGGCTGTTAAAACTTCATGGATGATTTTGCTAAATTTTCTGGAAAATACATTTCTCCCCCTGTGCAAAagtattccagaaaaataaaacttctcaTTCAATaccaaatgaaagagaaaaagtaaataaaattataaacaaatctTACTaattattatgaaagtgaaagtcgctttgtcatgtctgactctttgcgaccccatggactgtagcctgccaggctcctctgtccatggaattctccaggccagaatactggagtgggtagctgtttgtttctccaagtgatcttgccaactcagggattgaacccaaacaGATTCAAAAAGATAACACTTTTACAAACTCAAGTTAAGGCTGTATTTGTGTTCCTTTATCAAGTAGAATTTATCTGAGTATTATTTATCCAAAGATGGTTCAACTTTACAGAATTTCTCAGCATAATATTATATTGAGCAgattgaagaagaaaaatatattatcctAATGTATGCAAAATATGACGACagaatgtaaagaaattatcATTCTGTTGATATATTTCAGAATTTGGCAAGAGAACCACTCTCTACTATTTAGAGTCAATACTTTCAGTTATAACTGAACAAAACTGTGAATTTACTTTTGAGTTTTCTTATTCCCCTTTCAACATATTCATGATGAAACTCTTGACACCCAACACCTCTGCTAGCATCTCTACAATCTTacactcattttattttcaggaaaagaatatttataccAATCACACAGACCATGCTCTCTGCTTCTGCTTAAGATGCAATAATAAGGATTGGATTTACTTTTCCTTCTAACGTAACTTaacataaaatacacaaaacaatagTTCTCAGAATCCTGGACATCAGGCATCGAAGGACAACAATGGTCCCTAAGAGGGAAAACATTGAGTCCTACAATTGCCCAGCTTTTTGCTGTCAGGGATTTTTCTGGGATGCAGAGATATACTTCTGAGAACACATTCTGGTCCATTAGTAGAGATTTCTCTCACAAGAAAATCCTTCGAACAGTACCTTAATAGCAATTACTCCTGCAGATTGATAATGTCAACAATTGTTCTGTGGTTCTCAATCATGGTTGTGAATTATAATTACCTGAGCCAGcttacagttaaaaaaagaagcacatattatttgcatttaaaaatcattccagGTGATTTTTTAGTATAAGCAGCTTTCAGattacactttgagaaacactgtattatgtatttaatttactttatcTCAGAATAGgaaaataagttttataaatgGTTCCTCAAAACTCAAAGAAGTTCCTCTATTTGGAATGTATGACTTCCTATGAATTGACAGTGGTGAATTTCCTGCAAAAGTTTAGTCTGTGGAAAACAGACACTGATGACTCCTTTCACACTAGTTTTACTAACACATCAAGTATCCATGTTTATGTCCAGACAGCTTAAATGCAGAGATTTCTCCACCTAGACTGATAATACAATGGTCCACATTCATCTTCATGGATCTGGCATAAGCAACACGAAGAGTCGAGCAGATATTAGAGACGGGACATAGCCATTGGAtagtttattaataaaaagaaacatatgaTTTAGCATATATTTGGGAACTTACTATATGACTGAGTCATGctaaactaaatgaaatatgtgtgtgcacatacatgtgtgtgcagtAATATAACAGAATCCAGAATCCTAGGAGATAAAAAGCTGAAATAATAAGGGAAATCTTTTCTGAATATCAAAACTGAACTAGGTTTCCCTCTCATTTTCTCTCAGAGCATATCATGTTTATTCTTACCACAACTTTAATAATATGTTTTGATTGTGTGTATAACCAACTTCATTCCACTAAACTGGAAATGTGTGTTCTTAACCACTCTATCTTCACTCCTAGTGCAGTGCATTGAATCTTAAATATGGAAAGTGCTTGACAAACATTTGTCAACTGAGTAAATAAATCCATGAATAGTATTAGCTATATCTTTGATGATGAAAAGAGCTATGTCCAAAATCTGTAAATCAAAAAATCAGTATTACATcaataaaaactaaggaaattaaTCCCCAAACAGATATTGATTTCCTCTTAAGCTTTTTCATTgttcaccaatgcaatgaacatgaacttgggcaaactccaggagatggtgagagacaagaaggccctgcgtgctgcagtccacggggtcgcaaagagttggatacaagtgGGTGAATGAACAACAATGTTCACATACACAGGCATAGTCATAAAAATTGACTATGTCCAAATTTATAAAGTAGAAACACAGTATTATCATAATAGCAAGCAAGATGACTATAGAGAAAATATCCCAAGGAAGAAgttgtttcttttctatgttCTTTTATTGTTTAGGCACATGTGTAGGATTATAGTCAGAAGGGAAAACAGAAGCACTCAGGAGCATGCTTCTCCTGATTGACAACAATGTCCAAAATTATTGGAAGTTTCATCCAGTTACTCAAATAATTTATGCATTACCCAATTCTGTCCTTTGGCTTGATGTTTCTGAATCAACTTATGAGAAAATTGCTTGAATCCTCTAAACATTAACTTAGTTAATATCAAACTTAATTCTTGCTTATGATTGTCTTTCAGGATCCAAAGACATTCAAAATTCAGCATAAGATCTGAATCTGTGTTATTCTGACAAATGCTTCCTAATAGATGACTCCTTAAGGGACAGCATCAACTCAGTAAGATGCAATGTTTATTAAAAACCTACTATGGATGAAAATGTATTAATTAAATAGTCCAGTGTATATCATATAGTAAGTTTATGTTTATACCATGAAATATGTGGCCATAAAATATTGATTTTCTCATGTTAAAATTGACTTCTATAATTCAATACCATCAACATgcattcagtttttaaataaaaagtttaaatataataCCAGGGGCtggcgtgaggaactccacccatagcaaaggtcatgaggaaggatgctcgacatacgcaaaggcgggatcgagcctcgggagtccccctggaaattctcgagcatctacccccataaccagagcctgcctcctttactactttgtgttctcacctacacctctgactttacgggggctgtcccccaccacctctttcggagaaggagttaacttagagctccagttaataataattcctgggcgtgataggagtgttttaacctacaaactcctctgaagtttctctagcctgcctgacaggcttgtccggccatgtgtgattgctcacagcctcccaaccgtgagaggcacgagatgctttaaaccttctaaaaacaggttctttagagaagttagaaaactattagtatagtacagtgggctgattagaaattgtattggtgaagggtttttcatttgttgagccaatgttcgctgctaagtctccacatcccctgcccttatacacattaatgaatatatagaagaaataagtattaacctttgatattaatcacgttggaccttaggctaagtaaattctttccttaattaaaacccactacaccctcaccctataggaatgtaactttatctggtaccttcggaaggtggcgtctgttttaagaataatcactcttggagaaataagtgttctggttgactgaccactgtcacaaggagagggccATAaactgtcagcaggccccctggccagaagatgatgtaacacccttatgacctctgtatacatctgtatgaagcacctgactttaataaaagtcaggactgctg contains:
- the LOC133255385 gene encoding olfactory receptor 4Q2, which codes for MDENQTKVVRGFILAGFSQTQSIETGLFVLFLLFYVSTWVGNVLIMVTVVYDNHLNSSPMYFLLGNLSFLDLCYSTVTTPKLLADFLDNEKLIPYDQCIVQLFFLHVVGAAEMFLLTVMAYDRYVAICRPLHYTTIMSQGLCCVLVTASWMGGFVHSTVQTILTVRLPFCGPNQVDNFFCDVPPVIKLACADTFVIELLMVSNSGLISTSSFVVLVSSYATILVKIRSKEGRRKALSTCGSHLMVVTLLFGRCIFIYARPFSTFSVDKMVSVLYNVITPMLNPLIYTLRNKEVKSAMQKLWDRSGLT